Part of the Sporosarcina sp. FSL K6-2383 genome is shown below.
TATTTTTTTGCTGAACCCGAAATTATTACAGGGATAGAAATTCCAACAAATGTTAGTCTTCATTTCCAAATTATCGAGCAATTTAATAGGAAATCACCCAATATCGATATAGTGGCTGACCTCATCATGCGTGATATATCGCTTTCTTACAAATTGCTACGACTTATGAACACACTTGTATTCGAAGTGCCAAAACGCATTAGTTCTATTAAACAAGCCATCATGATCATCGGCATGCAGGAAACGAAAAAATGGATGCTCGTCCTCGCGCTACGTGAAATGGGTGAGGGGTTAGGAAAAGGACGTATTAAAGCACTTGTCGATTATTCATTAACGCGAGCGAAAATGTGCGAGCTTCTAGCCGAGCATGAAGGAAAGAAAAATGCAGAAGAGTATTTCCTGGCCGGGATGTTTTCACTCATCAATGTCATCACGAAACGTGATTGGGATGATATTTTAGAACTTATTCCTTTATCTGATATAGTCGCACGTACTTTGAAAGGCGAACAAACCGAAATCACACAATCGCTCAAACTGGCTGAAGCAATCGAACGCTTCGACTGGGTAAGTTTGGAACAACTCGCCGAAAAAATCGACATCGACAAAGCCCAGCTTAGCGCCTATTCTTTAGAAGCACATCGTTGGATACAAAATATTGACTGACAAATAACCGCTCATCCTGCAATACCGGGATGGGCGGTTTGTATATTGCTAGGGTAGCTCAGTTCTGCTGATTCGTAGTCGAGTTTTTGGAATAGGTAGCTCAGTTCTGCTGAAAGGTAGCCCAGTTTCCCCGGGGTAGCCCAGTTCCCCAAATTCGTAGCCGAGTTTTTGGAATAGGTAGCTCAGTTCTGCTGAAAGGTAGCCCAGTTTCCCGGAGGTAGCCCAGTTCCCAAAATTCGTAGTCGAGTTCCGGGAATAGGTAGCTCAGTATCGACAAAAGGTAGCCGAGTTTCCCTGAGGTAGCCCAGTTCCCCAAATTCGTAGTCGAGTTCCGGGAAAAGGTAGCTCAGTATCGACAAAAGGTAGCCCAGTTTCCCGAGGTAGCCCAGTTCCCCAAATTCGTTGTCGAGTTCCGGGAATAGGTAGCTCAGTTTCGACAAAAGGTAGCCGAGTTTCCCTGAGGTAGCCCAGTTCCCCCCCCCCGCGCTGTTCCCAAAAACTTCACAATTCCCATTTCTCTTCATTTTAGGTAGAATAGAAGGCAGGAGTTGATATAGCATTGAAAACAGCAATTGTGACTGATAGCACGGCTTATTTACCAGCACATCTACTAAAAGAATTAGATATCCATATGATTCCCCTTACTGTAACGCTAAACGGCGAAGCATATGAGGAGGAAATCGACCTAACGACAACCGACTTTTACGATAAAGTACGTGGAGACGGTCCATTACCGAAGACATCCCAACCGCCCATTGGTAAATTTGTCGAACTCTATGAATCATTAAAAGAAACACATGACGCGGTCATTTCCATCCATTTATCGAGTGGAATTAGCGGCACATACGCAGGCGCGGGACAAGCAGGCGGAATGGTGGAGGGCATAACAGTCCACACATTCGATTCGGAAATTTCATGTTATCCACAAGGATTTTACGTACTCCGCGCGGCGCAATTGGCACAACAAGGTGCAACGCCAGATGCTATCCTGGCAGAACTCGCGGCGATGAAACAAACATTGCGCGCTTATTTCATGGTAGATGATCTCACACATCTCCAGCGAGGCGGCAGACTATCTAGTGCACAGGCGCTCATCGGTGGATTACTCCAGGTTAAACCACTACTTCATTTCCACGAAAAAGTGATTGTCCCCTTTGAAAAGGTTCGGACACGTAAAAAAGCGATGAAGCGTATCGCAGATTTATTAGCGGAAGACGCGGTCCACATGCCATTGGAAGCAGTCATCATCCACGGTAACCAACCTGAAGAAGCCGAAGCATGGCTTGCTCAATTAACAGAGCAATTGCCAAGCGTCCAATTCACCATCAGCCACTTTGGACCAGTCATCGGTACTCATCTCGGTGAAGGGGCAATGGGACTCGGTTGGGTGAAACGACAAGCATAAAGGGAGACATCCTATAGAATCAAATGGAGGTGTTGCAGTTGACGGATACATTCAACCCGGCAGTCAGGGATTTTCTGACCGGCCGTATTTGGCTGCGACTGCACACCCCATTCCAATCTGCCATAATAGATGCTCATATTGCATCCGGTTATATCCGAATTATCCCAGGCATCACATCCACCAAGACATTCACCAAACGCTTCTGTCATTTCTGTAACCGCTGTGAAAACGACAACCCATCACGCTTTACAACCTTTGATTGCGCAAAATGCCAAGGTCCCTGCACCTATTGCCGACATTGCCTCAAAATGGGACGTGTTTCTTCCTGCACCGAGCTAATCGTTTGGGACGGGGAGCCGACAGCCTATCCAACAATACACTCGCTCGCCTGGCAAGGCACACTCACCCCACGACAAAAGCAAGCATCCGATGAACTCACTGTGAGCACTAGCAAAGGCATTCCGCACCTCATTCATGCCGTTTGTGGATCAGGGAAAACAGAAATTCTGTTTGAACCCATTCATAGACTACTAATAGAAGGGAAACGCGTTTGCATCGCAGCTCCACGTGTCGATGTCATTCTGGAACTTGAGCCGCGACTGCGTGCAGCATTCCCACAAACGGCTATCGACGCACTATACGGAGGGGCAAAATCGACAACAGTAGCCCCGCAGCTCATACTTGCCACGACGCACCAGCTCTATCGCTTCCGTCACGCATTCGACGCCATCTTTGTCGACGAAGCCGATGCATTCCCTTATACCGCAGATGAAACCTTACGTAAAGCAGTTCGGAAAGCGGCAAAACCCAATGCGCCTGTCCATTTTGTCACAGCTACACCATCGGACAAACTGCTAGCGGAAATGAAAAAGACCGGTCAAATCTCTACCATTAATCGTCGCTACCACGGACATCCATTACCTGTGCCGCGCTACGACGCCCTATGGAATTACAGCAAGTATATTCAAAAGAATAAGCTACCAAAAAAACTCATCGCCTGGACGTTAGAACGACTTGAACAACAACAGCCGTTCCTTATCTTCTTCCATCATATCGCACTCATGGAACAGGCCGAACCTTTATTCAAACAACTCGATACACGCATTCACGCTGTACATGCTGCGCATCCTGATCGAAAAGAGCATGTGCAAGCGCTACGCAATAAAGAAATTCCTGGCCTCCTCACAACGACCATTTTAGAACGCGGTATTACTATTCCAAACGTCCAAGTCGCCATCGTTGGGGCGGAACAGCAGATTTTCAACAAAGGTGCACTCATTCAAATTGGCGGTCGTGTCGGGCGTTCAGCGCAGTGTCCAACAGGAGATTTTGTGCTCTTCCATCACGGTATTACGTACGCTATGGACGCGGCGAAGAATGATATCATTCAGCTCAACAAAGGAGGCAAAAATCTATGAATGAATGCCTCCTTTGTGCACAATCCATCGCCTCGACACCGTCATGGCAAGCACTACTTGGATTGCGTAAACAATCAAATATTTGCCAGGATTGTTCAAAAAAGTTCCAACGTGCCGATAATAAGGATAAGTGTGACGTGCTCGACCATATTACAACGCTATATAGCTATAACGAAGCAATGCTTGACTATTTGCACCAATTTAAATTTCTGCAAGACATTCGATTGGCAGACGTCTTTGCGCATGAATTACGCAACCATCTATCAACAAGCGCAATTATCGTCCCAATTCCGATGCATCCTGAAAAAAAGATTCAGCGAACCTTCGCCCAGGTCGATGAACTGCTGAAAAGTGCACGCATTCCATATACGCATGTACTCGACAAGATCAATCTGGAAGCAATGGGAGAAAAAACGAAAGCACAGCGTCAAGCGATGAAACCTTTATTTTCAATAAAAGAGGAAACGATTATTCGACCGAGCACATACATACTAGTAGACGATATTTATACGACGGGTACGACACTCCGTCATGCGGCTACTGTTTTAAAGCAAGCGGGTGCAA
Proteins encoded:
- a CDS encoding HDOD domain-containing protein, yielding MEKLDIFVGRQPILNRDGELFAYELLYRNSKDNFFPGIDSDKATIGLLVNTFLSIGIENVAGESMAFINFSGELLAKDIFTGLRPDKVVIEILEDVEITPSLLTKMKLLKTEGFKLALDDFILQNQYMVHKELFEIIDFVKVDFINTTLVERLEIETFIKKYPDIVFLAEKIETEQQFKQAEEAGYKLFQGYFFAEPEIITGIEIPTNVSLHFQIIEQFNRKSPNIDIVADLIMRDISLSYKLLRLMNTLVFEVPKRISSIKQAIMIIGMQETKKWMLVLALREMGEGLGKGRIKALVDYSLTRAKMCELLAEHEGKKNAEEYFLAGMFSLINVITKRDWDDILELIPLSDIVARTLKGEQTEITQSLKLAEAIERFDWVSLEQLAEKIDIDKAQLSAYSLEAHRWIQNID
- a CDS encoding DegV family protein — encoded protein: MKTAIVTDSTAYLPAHLLKELDIHMIPLTVTLNGEAYEEEIDLTTTDFYDKVRGDGPLPKTSQPPIGKFVELYESLKETHDAVISIHLSSGISGTYAGAGQAGGMVEGITVHTFDSEISCYPQGFYVLRAAQLAQQGATPDAILAELAAMKQTLRAYFMVDDLTHLQRGGRLSSAQALIGGLLQVKPLLHFHEKVIVPFEKVRTRKKAMKRIADLLAEDAVHMPLEAVIIHGNQPEEAEAWLAQLTEQLPSVQFTISHFGPVIGTHLGEGAMGLGWVKRQA
- a CDS encoding DEAD/DEAH box helicase family protein — translated: MGRVSSCTELIVWDGEPTAYPTIHSLAWQGTLTPRQKQASDELTVSTSKGIPHLIHAVCGSGKTEILFEPIHRLLIEGKRVCIAAPRVDVILELEPRLRAAFPQTAIDALYGGAKSTTVAPQLILATTHQLYRFRHAFDAIFVDEADAFPYTADETLRKAVRKAAKPNAPVHFVTATPSDKLLAEMKKTGQISTINRRYHGHPLPVPRYDALWNYSKYIQKNKLPKKLIAWTLERLEQQQPFLIFFHHIALMEQAEPLFKQLDTRIHAVHAAHPDRKEHVQALRNKEIPGLLTTTILERGITIPNVQVAIVGAEQQIFNKGALIQIGGRVGRSAQCPTGDFVLFHHGITYAMDAAKNDIIQLNKGGKNL
- a CDS encoding phosphoribosyltransferase family protein; the encoded protein is MNECLLCAQSIASTPSWQALLGLRKQSNICQDCSKKFQRADNKDKCDVLDHITTLYSYNEAMLDYLHQFKFLQDIRLADVFAHELRNHLSTSAIIVPIPMHPEKKIQRTFAQVDELLKSARIPYTHVLDKINLEAMGEKTKAQRQAMKPLFSIKEETIIRPSTYILVDDIYTTGTTLRHAATVLKQAGATRVEALTLIRA